In a single window of the Gossypium hirsutum isolate 1008001.06 chromosome D02, Gossypium_hirsutum_v2.1, whole genome shotgun sequence genome:
- the LOC107910301 gene encoding probable isoaspartyl peptidase/L-asparaginase 2, with amino-acid sequence MGAWAIAVHGGAGVDPNLPKERQEEAKRLLTHCLDIGISALRSNLPAIDVVELVVRELETDPLFNSGRGSALTDNGTVEMEASIMDGPKRRCGAVSGLSTVKNPVSLARLVMDKSPHSYLAFSGAEDFAKKQGVELVDNEYFITEDNVGMLKLAKEANSILFDYRIPTIGTCGAGAAAMESPLQMNGLPISVYAPETVGCVVVDKEGRCAAATSTGGLMNKMTGRIGDSPLIGSGTYACDLCGVSCTGEGEAIIRSTLAREVGAVMEYKGLNLHEAVDFVINNRLDEGKAGLIAVSKNGEVACGFNTTGMFRGCATEDGFMEVGVW; translated from the exons ATGGGAGCCTGGGCTATTGCAGTGCATGGTGGCGCTGGTGTAGACCCAAATCTCCCTAAGGAAAGACAAGAGGAGGCTAAGAGACTCCTCACTCATTGCCTTGATATAGGCATCTCTGCTCTCCGCTCTAACCTCCCCGCCATTGACGTCGTTGAACTTGTT GTTAGAGAACTGGAAACAGATCCTCTGTTCAACTCCGGGCGTGGATCTGCTCTTACGGATAATGGAACGGTGGAAATGGAAGCCAGCATTATGGATGGCCCAAAGAGGAGATGCGGCGCCGTTTCAGGCTTAAGCACTGTTAAGAACCCTGTCTCCCTTGCCCGTCTTGTCATGGACAAATCACCCCATTCTTATCTGGCCTTCTCCGGTGCCGAAGACTTTGCCAAGAAACAG GGAGTGGAGTTGGTGGacaatgaatattttattacGGAAGATAACGTGGGGATGCTTAAGTTGGCAAAAGAGGCAAACTCGATCCTG TTTGATTACCGTATCCCAACGATTGGCACCTGTGGTGCGGGGGCAGCCGCCATGGAAAGTCCTTTGCAGATGAACGGGCTCCCCATCAGCGTCTACGCCCCAGAGACGGTTGGCTGCGTGGTGGTTGACAAGGAGGGTCGGTGCGCTGCCGCCACCTCCACAGGTGGGCTCATGAACAAGATGACCGGAAGGATTGGTGACTCCCCGCTTATTGGCTCCGGAACCTACGCTTGTGACTTGTGTGGGGTGTCATGCACTGGGGAAGGAGAAGCAATCATCCGAAGCACCTTGGCGAGGGAAGTAGGCGCAGTGATGGAGTACAAAGGATTGAACCTGCATGAGGCTGTGGATTTTGTGATCAACAATAGGTTGGATGAAGGCAAAGCTGGGCTGATTGCTGTTTCAAAGAACGGTGAGGTTGCTTGTGGGTTTAACACCACCGGGATGTTCAGGGGCTGTGCCACTGAGGATGGGTTCATGGAGGTTGGTGTCTGGTAA